The genomic stretch CGCCATTGATGACCAGATCCTCGCCCAATTCATCCCGGCCGTTGATGATGACATGGACGTGAGGATGGCCGGTGTTGAAGTGGTTCACCGCGACCCAATCGAGCTTGGTTCCGAGGTCAGCTTCGAGCTTACTCATGAGGTCCCGGGTGAAGCCGGTCAGGTCGCCGAGCTCTGCGCCGTCCTCCGGCGAGACGATGACGCGAAACTGGTGGCGATCGTCCTTGCCGCGATCCAGGAAATCAGCGCCGTCGGCATGGTCCTGCGTCGCCGAGTACAGCCGGCCGCGTTCGCCATCGCGCGAGGTGCCGTCACGCTGGATATAACGCAAATGAGCAGCGGCGCGCCCATTCTTGCCGGCGGCTCGGACCGAGCGCGACTTGACCATGACGCGTCGGGCGCCCGGCTGACGGTGGCTCCATCCGCGTTCACCCAAGGCGCGGGCGCGAACGAAGGCAGCACCCCGGCCGCGACGGACGCCCCGCCGCCCGCCGAGCTTGCCTCGAGCTTGGCCTTCCGCGCCACCACCCTTTCCATACGCGGATGTGCCGGACGGCCCCGCGCCATGTTGACGGGCGACCTTGCGAACCCGGGTGAAGAAGCTCTTTGCCGCCGCGTCGCTGCGGACGTCGGAACGGATGTGGCCGGGCCGCGGCCGGAAGCGATCCTCATCATCCTTGCTCATCGGCGTAACACCTTTCGACCGGCCGAAAAACGCGGAATTGAGCCGGGGTGCCGCAAAGACCCGCGTGAATGCTGAGGTTTCACCAGAACGCGGCACTCCACGATCTTCTCGACGGTGCCGTGCGCCCGCTCCTAACCAGTGTGCAGACCGCGCTTATTTGCGCGCGATGGCCAGACGTGGTGCCATCGGCTTTAATCTTGCCCTCCGCTCCCTCCACCATCTGCGCCCTCCCTGCTGTCGCAATGTTCGGAATTATCGCTCTCCAATCTGCACGGCCGATCAACACAGGCGCTAGCGCGAGGAGCCGTCAGCAGCGCGCGTTACGAACAATGACGCCGCGCTCTGCCTGTCGTGCGGCTGCCAACTGTGCTGCGGTTCGAGCCCCGAGAGATCGGTCACCGAACGTGCACGCAATCGACCATCGACCTGCAGCCGATTGGGCGGCGCAGTGTTGTGGGCCAGCACAGCGAACAGCGGTGCGCTGCTCCATGCGCTCGCACCGGTTGCGATCGTGGCGTTGCGATTGAGCGGTTCACCGCCGATCAAAGGCGCAAGTGCCGCGACATAGGCCAGCGTCTCCGCGGGCAATGAGCGGCCAAAGTTGAGATACTCCGCATAGCGGCCGGGGCCGGCATTGTAGGCGGCGAGAAAACCCGTCGCGCCGTAACGATCGTGCATCTCACGCAAGTAGGCCGCGCCCGCCAAAATGTTGTCATGGGGGTCATAGGGGTCGCCGCCGAGCCGGTGGCGCAGCCGCAATCCGGCCCAGGTCTCTGGCATGATCTGCATCAGCCCGAGCGCGCCTTTCGGCGACACCGCGCGTGCTCGACCGCCACTCTCAACGCGCATCACCGCGCGAATCCATCTTTCCGGTAGACCAAAACGTTGTGACGCCTCGGCGATTTCGGCGGCATAGCGATCGGCGAGATCGGTCGCCATCGGTGCACCGTGCAACTTCACGGGCTCGGCAGAAACCGCGCTGATCGCGCTGACCTGCAACGCCAGCGCGCTCACGGTTATGATTGCCCAACGCGCAGCCGTGTCGCACACGACCTGACGGCAGCGAGCCATCGTGCTCGCCGCCGGGACGGGCAAGGCGCAAGCACCAACCTGCGGCCACCGGTCGATGCAACCTACGACGGAGGTGCAAAAGCCGTTAGGGGAGAAGGCATTGACCGGCTTTCGATCGGCCACGGGGAGTGAACATGCAGGCCTTGCTCGCATGGCTTCACGCAGCCTCATGACGCCGCGGCGGCCGATTCCACAACAGACTGAACTCCGCTCCGTTGTCGTCGGCCTGGAACAGATTGGCGCGGATCGGCTGTGCGAAGCTGGGATCGTCGAGCTGCAGCGAGATGTAGTCGCCGGCCCTCTCGCCGGTGCGTTTCCAACCGGCGCCAACCTCGGGTCCGACCTCCGAGCTCGCGTCATTGGCGAGATGAATGCGATAGTCCGGCGCGTTCTCCGCGTCGGATTTATCGATCGGGACCAGAACGAGGTCCGCATCGAATGCAAGCGTACGGATGCGCCCCGAGAGACCCGTCTTGGTCCGCTTGAACGTGCCGATCTGTGCCATTGGATGTCCTTTCATGTGAGGTTGGAGTTCAGTCAGCGTGTCGGCGCGCGCCATTGATAGCGGCCGTCACCTCCCTCGTCGGTCCACAGCGGAAGCGCGCGGCCGACGACAGAGTCTTTGGGGATCGGCCCGAAGTAACGGCCATCGAGGCTGTCCTGGACGTCCCAGTTCATCAGGAAGATTTCGTCGGGGCCGAGCGTCTGGCACCCCTGCCACACCGGCAGGATGTGGCCACGCCGATCGTAGGGCAGCGCCTCCCCTACCGTGACGGTGTCGATGGTCACGCTGCTGCCGGAGCGACACACCGTTTGTCCGGGAAGGGCAGCGACGCGCTTCATCAGCGGCACACCGCGCGGCAAATACTCCCGCGCAATGAGATAACTGACCAAGGGTTCGGGGGCCTCGACGGCGACCAGATCGGTGACGCCGAGATCAGCCGCCGGCCACACCGCGTAGAGGCCGATCGGCGCACTTGCCGATGCATTCCAGATCAGCTTCGGCGCGACCGTGACGGTCGATCGGCCGATCATCACCAGCACGACAAAAGACGTCGCCATGACATAAGCAAGCCGCGTCATGGCGCGATCCTTTGACGCTTGAGCCAGGCGGCGTGGCGTTCCTCCGTGTAGCCGTGGGGAACAGCACCAGCGGCCAGTCGGTTGTGTATGTGCCGCCAGTGATCGGGTGCGGCGTCGGCCGGGTCGATGCCCAGCGCCTCGACGGCATCGATCGCTTGCAGCACGCGCTGCACCTTGGGCCAGCCATAGACCCGCAGCAGGCTCTCGCCGCCGGGCCGGACAAAGCCGACCGTCGAACAGGCCTCGCCCGCCGCAACTGCGCGCAGGATGTCGATCCGCGAGACCACAGTGCCAAACTCGTTCGACGCCCAGCGGACGAAGGCGAAAACGCTGCCCGGCGCGAAGGCGACGGTGCTGCGATGGCGATTGACGACCCGTTCGGAGGCAACATGACCGAAGCGTATCCAGCGCTGCAGCCGCTTCTCGATCCAGATCAGATCGACGTCCGTGAGGGTGTCATCTTTAACATCGATCATGATGCCGCTCCCTCAACGCGAAGGGCTTGCCCGGCATGTCGCGCAGCATGGCGGCGACCTCGAAGTCACATTGGAGGCATACAAGATTGGAGGTTCCGCACGCGTGATCGGCGATGCGCGGCGCCCGACGGCCCGCAGAGCGAGCGACATCGTGCTGACGCAGCGTTTGCGATGGAGCAGCGCTGGTCATCGCTTACTCCTCTTGGAGTTCGGAGCGCGATCGACTCCACCGCTGACTTGCGACGGTTCCTCTTCGGCTGCGGTTGAAGTGGTTGGATGCGGGTCGATGGTAGTGCGCACCGGTCCACGAAAGCCGGCACCGGCACCACGGCGCACTTGCACGCCGTACAAAACAGAAGAGTTAGAATCTATGTTAGATTCTAAGTTAGGAGCCCGATTTTGCTGTTCCAGCCAAAGGTTTAGTTGCGGTTGGTGCGCCTGATCTGCCGATAGGGTTTGCGCCTGATCTGCCGATACCGCTGCGCCTGATCTGCCGAGCCTGTTCACAAGGTTCTGCACAGGCACTGTGGACAAATCGACCGGCAGGATGCGCAGCAGCTCGGAGCGCCCCTCGCGCTCGATCAGCAATCGGTAACCGGGCAGCGGCTGACGCGCCGCGATACGCCTGATGTCGAGCGCAAAATCAGAGCCGCGCGCGAGACTGCCCGATTTGGCGTGGAGATGTGCCACCTCGAACACCCAGCCCTGCCGCTGGTGGCCGGCGTGCTTGCGCGCAACCCTGTAAAGCCAGCGCTCGATGCCGCCCGTCAACCGGAAGTAGGCAGGATCGATGGTCAGCACCAGCGAGCGGTCGATCACGCCATTGTAGAACCAATCAGGCAGCACAAATTCGATGCCCTCGACGCGGCCGCTGTGCGTCGACATCTCCTCCCATTCGTTGATCCAGGAGAATTGCCGGCGCCGCCAGTGCTCCCCGTTGCGGATGGTGGTGGCGATGACGGTGGACTGCAGGCGCGCCAACGCCGCCTTCAAAAGCAGGTACTGCTGGTTTCCGGTCGGGCGGCCGACACCGCGCAGCAGCTGATACGGCGTGAAGCGAAAGAAGCGCGACGTGGTAAGTCCCAGGTTCTCGGCTCGAACAATCTGGCTCGCCGCCCAGATCAGCACGTCGGCGTCCCAGATCGTCGCCATGCCATGCTTGGGCATGCCGAACACCTGCACCTCGACGTCATTGGCGCGGTAGAGGATCGGCTTGGTGCGTGGCGATTTCGACAGCGAGAAGAACGGCCGCTCCATCAGATCGCGCTGGTCGCGCGGGCTGGCATCGCCGCCTATCACCACGAACGGATTGAGCCGGGTCCGCTCGCTTTCGCACGGCGCAGGCCGGCGTGGCTCATCGAGGTTGCGCATGATTCAGCGCGCCCCGCGCTCGGCCGGGGTCAACCGGCGGGCGGGGAACACCCGTTTCGCTGTCTGCTCGGAGGTCGATTTGCGCGCGCCGATCGCGGACCATGACTGCAGGTCCTCAACGGCATAGACGACACGGCCGCCGATCTTGCGGTAGACTGGCCCCGTGCCATAGGTGCGATGCTTCTCCAAGGTCCGGTTGGAGATTCCGAGAAAGCGCGCAGCCTCGGGTGTGCGCAGCAGTCGGGGCGGCAGACCTGCCATCGGGTCGGGCATCAGGATCAACTCCGGTTTGCAGAGCGCGTGTTGTCGGTGGCGACAGCGCGTCGTGGCGAACCGTGGCTGAGAAACGGCGACTTGCAGCGTGCCGTATTTGTGCATACGGGCTTGCGGCACCCCGGACTGGACCGGGCGAGCAACGTGTCCGACAGACAGAGGATTAACGGCGCCGCAGCTTGATCGGATAGTGCAGCAGGGTCAGATAGCCGCCCCGCATCATGCGCTGGCCGGAGGCAACCAGACGCCGCGCCTTGTTCTTGCGCGGATCGCTCTCCCAGTCGGTCTTGTCGCCGTGAAAGCCGAGCAGGACTTCGGCGATGGTCCGGTAGCTCTCGCCGCACTGCCGCGCATCAAGCGCGCGCAATGTCAGAATGTGCAGATCTCGGAGTTGAGTTGGCATCGCCCGAAACGGGCGCCCAGGGGACCGACCGTTCAACACCCGCCAAAGCCGCTTCGCCGCGTGCGTGCGCAACTCGAGCAACGCATCTAACGGCACCGTCACGGCATAGTTCGCGGCGGCCGCCGAGGGCCCCTCGGTCAGCCAGAATTGATGAATGATTCCGCCTGATTGCCACACGCCATGCCAGCCGTCTGCGGCACGCCGCAGATCAAGACCGGGCAGATGTGTCAGATCGACCGGCGCAGCCGTCGATGCGGGTGCCGGCGCGGACGACGCCGCCGATAACAGCAAGGCCTCAGGCTGCAGGCTCGGAATCCAGAAGACCGACTCGCGATCAGCAGGCTGCCGCGGGTCTCGTGGGAAACCTTAACCCCCAGCGCTCGGAGAAGGCTTCAAGGATTTCTGCGGATTTTGCTTTGCGGCGCTTCACGCGTTCGTAAGCCCGGCGATAGTCGTCGTCGCGTCGAAGATACTCCCAGGCGAGGCCCGAGGCCGAGATGACCTTCGCATGTTGATAAGGTGCCGCCTGCCGCCAATCGATTTTGAGCATTCCGTCCCCCTCTCATCTTACGACCATGCGTAGCACTGCGTTTGCGGAGAGATTTTTGGTTGT from Rhodopseudomonas sp. BAL398 encodes the following:
- a CDS encoding DUF2840 domain-containing protein, producing the protein MIDVKDDTLTDVDLIWIEKRLQRWIRFGHVASERVVNRHRSTVAFAPGSVFAFVRWASNEFGTVVSRIDILRAVAAGEACSTVGFVRPGGESLLRVYGWPKVQRVLQAIDAVEALGIDPADAAPDHWRHIHNRLAAGAVPHGYTEERHAAWLKRQRIAP
- a CDS encoding DUF736 domain-containing protein, with the protein product MAQIGTFKRTKTGLSGRIRTLAFDADLVLVPIDKSDAENAPDYRIHLANDASSEVGPEVGAGWKRTGERAGDYISLQLDDPSFAQPIRANLFQADDNGAEFSLLWNRPPRRHEAA
- a CDS encoding replication initiator protein A, whose protein sequence is MRNLDEPRRPAPCESERTRLNPFVVIGGDASPRDQRDLMERPFFSLSKSPRTKPILYRANDVEVQVFGMPKHGMATIWDADVLIWAASQIVRAENLGLTTSRFFRFTPYQLLRGVGRPTGNQQYLLLKAALARLQSTVIATTIRNGEHWRRRQFSWINEWEEMSTHSGRVEGIEFVLPDWFYNGVIDRSLVLTIDPAYFRLTGGIERWLYRVARKHAGHQRQGWVFEVAHLHAKSGSLARGSDFALDIRRIAARQPLPGYRLLIEREGRSELLRILPVDLSTVPVQNLVNRLGRSGAAVSADQAQTLSADQAHQPQLNLWLEQQNRAPNLESNIDSNSSVLYGVQVRRGAGAGFRGPVRTTIDPHPTTSTAAEEEPSQVSGGVDRAPNSKRSKR
- a CDS encoding helix-turn-helix transcriptional regulator, producing the protein MPDPMAGLPPRLLRTPEAARFLGISNRTLEKHRTYGTGPVYRKIGGRVVYAVEDLQSWSAIGARKSTSEQTAKRVFPARRLTPAERGAR
- a CDS encoding transcriptional regulator domain-containing protein, translated to MLKIDWRQAAPYQHAKVISASGLAWEYLRRDDDYRRAYERVKRRKAKSAEILEAFSERWGLRFPTRPAAAC
- a CDS encoding S26 family signal peptidase produces the protein MTRLAYVMATSFVVLVMIGRSTVTVAPKLIWNASASAPIGLYAVWPAADLGVTDLVAVEAPEPLVSYLIAREYLPRGVPLMKRVAALPGQTVCRSGSSVTIDTVTVGEALPYDRRGHILPVWQGCQTLGPDEIFLMNWDVQDSLDGRYFGPIPKDSVVGRALPLWTDEGGDGRYQWRAPTR
- a CDS encoding lytic transglycosylase domain-containing protein, whose translation is MSALALQVSAISAVSAEPVKLHGAPMATDLADRYAAEIAEASQRFGLPERWIRAVMRVESGGRARAVSPKGALGLMQIMPETWAGLRLRHRLGGDPYDPHDNILAGAAYLREMHDRYGATGFLAAYNAGPGRYAEYLNFGRSLPAETLAYVAALAPLIGGEPLNRNATIATGASAWSSAPLFAVLAHNTAPPNRLQVDGRLRARSVTDLSGLEPQHSWQPHDRQSAASLFVTRAADGSSR
- a CDS encoding DUF2285 domain-containing protein translates to MRRAADGWHGVWQSGGIIHQFWLTEGPSAAAANYAVTVPLDALLELRTHAAKRLWRVLNGRSPGRPFRAMPTQLRDLHILTLRALDARQCGESYRTIAEVLLGFHGDKTDWESDPRKNKARRLVASGQRMMRGGYLTLLHYPIKLRRR